A window from Sphingobacteriia bacterium encodes these proteins:
- a CDS encoding tyrosine-type recombinase/integrase, producing MNENKKNFTINELNKLSLPEAGKRAYYYDSKLNGLGIMIFPSGTKTFFVYKRVNGKPDKIKLGRFPDMSIEQARKAATSCLNDISQGIDPNKDKKKLRNEMLFSELFSKYLEEYAKKRKKSWHIDKGYYDNHLEILYKKKISSILKQDIEKLHHLIKERAGLYAANRTISLIQTVYNKAIDWGYEGLNPALRIKKFKENARDRFLKPDEISSFFEAINNEPNDVIKAFFYISLFTGARKSNVLSMQWKDLHLDSDPYWKIPETKNGEAHIVSLVPEAVDILKELKDNSDSKWVFPSPASKSGHLEEPKSAWKRILKRAGIEDLRIHDLRRTMASWQVRNGANSYIIGKTLGHKDKQATAVYARVSADTARESMEKAVKDMINIITKS from the coding sequence ATGAATGAGAACAAGAAGAATTTTACAATTAATGAATTAAATAAACTTTCACTGCCTGAAGCAGGTAAGAGGGCTTATTACTATGATTCTAAATTAAACGGGCTTGGAATCATGATATTCCCAAGTGGTACAAAAACTTTTTTTGTTTATAAAAGAGTGAATGGCAAACCCGATAAGATTAAACTTGGTAGATTTCCAGATATGAGTATTGAGCAGGCCAGAAAAGCGGCTACAAGTTGCTTAAATGACATTTCACAAGGAATTGATCCAAATAAGGATAAGAAGAAACTTAGGAATGAAATGTTATTTTCTGAGCTTTTTTCTAAATATCTAGAAGAATATGCTAAAAAACGTAAGAAATCGTGGCATATCGATAAGGGTTATTACGACAATCACTTGGAAATCTTATATAAAAAGAAAATATCAAGCATTCTCAAGCAAGATATAGAAAAACTCCACCATCTGATAAAAGAAAGGGCAGGGCTCTATGCTGCTAATCGTACAATTTCTCTGATTCAAACTGTTTACAATAAAGCGATAGATTGGGGATATGAAGGGCTAAATCCCGCCTTAAGAATTAAGAAGTTTAAAGAAAATGCCCGCGATAGATTTTTAAAGCCGGATGAAATTAGCTCATTTTTTGAAGCAATTAACAACGAGCCTAATGATGTAATTAAAGCTTTTTTCTATATTTCTTTATTTACGGGAGCTAGAAAAAGTAATGTACTATCGATGCAGTGGAAAGATTTACATTTAGATAGTGATCCATATTGGAAAATACCCGAAACTAAAAATGGCGAAGCTCATATTGTTTCTTTAGTACCCGAAGCAGTGGATATTTTAAAAGAATTAAAAGATAATTCAGATAGTAAATGGGTATTTCCTAGTCCAGCCAGTAAGTCTGGTCATCTTGAAGAACCTAAATCTGCTTGGAAAAGAATATTGAAACGGGCTGGAATTGAAGATTTGAGAATACATGATCTTCGTAGAACCATGGCTAGCTGGCAGGTAAGAAATGGAGCTAATAGCTATATAATCGGTAAGACTTTAGGGCATAAAGATAAACAGGCTACAGCAGTATATGCCAGAGTAAGTGCTGATACCGCAAGAGAATCTATGGAAAAGGCGGTAAAAGATATGATAAATATTATTACTAAATCTTAG
- a CDS encoding GNAT family N-acetyltransferase: MDLTFHSLQKQYLSLLLKWLETPHVKAFWDQDTTWTPALIEEKYGSYTENYKIDSNIKKPIHAFIVYQDNFPIGYIQYYNAYDFPREDGIELTDLPNSLAAFDIFIGNINYIGKGIGPEVIKILLKDYIWKEFNACFVDTESNNIAALKAYQKAGFQEIKRSTRE, encoded by the coding sequence ATGGACTTAACTTTTCATTCATTACAAAAACAATATTTATCGCTGTTATTAAAATGGCTTGAAACACCTCATGTTAAAGCTTTTTGGGATCAAGATACTACTTGGACTCCTGCACTAATTGAAGAGAAATATGGTAGTTATACTGAGAACTATAAGATTGATAGTAATATTAAAAAGCCAATACATGCTTTTATAGTTTATCAAGATAATTTTCCCATAGGTTATATCCAATATTATAATGCATATGATTTTCCAAGAGAAGATGGAATTGAACTCACAGATCTGCCTAATAGTTTGGCGGCATTTGATATATTTATTGGTAACATTAATTATATCGGTAAAGGTATTGGTCCAGAAGTTATAAAAATCTTACTTAAAGATTATATCTGGAAAGAGTTTAATGCTTGCTTTGTTGATACTGAAAGTAATAATATTGCTGCATTAAAAGCTTATCAAAAAGCAGGATTTCAAGAGATTAAAAGGAGTACAAGAGAATAA
- a CDS encoding ABC transporter ATP-binding protein, protein MIEIKDTKLNEADNELFPFICHFLKKYKPIVITFILLATLAGLWGPLNSLFIKQLIDSLLNVNSPNVSILLFPASLIVINFLVFDNFTWRGLNYICAKYVPIIQNRIITETVEYSLSHSHEFYQNSLSGKISKQITNLVDGITRIITASSANFLRGASLLFSAFITAYFVNPIFCLILVTWFIFFASLSILMSKKLVLLSDIQAQEESIVVGELVDILSNQANIRIFSRKLSENIRMLPFLNNQQKAYTKTVLYQMFLSCIQGGLIVIMMTLSVFFLVYLYGKNLVTIGDFALILGLSMETGHMMWFTMSEINEFNKAVGRCKQSLISLMIPLEILDKPNATSLQVKQGQIIFKDVKFHYQNTEPLFDNKSIEIKAGQKVGLVGYSGSGKSTFINLILRFYEINNGAILIDGQDIRDVTQDSLRQNIAMIPQDPSLFNRSLMENIRYGRIEASDEEVIIAAKKAHAHEFIIKLSQGYDSLVGERGVKLSGGQRQRIAIARAILKNAPILILDEATSQLDSVTENLIQESLLQLMQNKTTIVIAHRLSTLLHMDRILVFDKGKIVEDGTHNELLAKTGLYKKLWDAQVGGFLQDEEKVE, encoded by the coding sequence ATGATAGAAATTAAAGATACAAAGCTAAATGAAGCAGATAATGAGCTTTTTCCATTTATATGTCATTTTTTAAAAAAATATAAACCCATTGTAATTACCTTTATTCTACTTGCAACATTAGCAGGACTTTGGGGACCACTTAATAGTTTGTTTATTAAGCAACTTATTGATTCATTACTAAATGTAAATAGTCCAAATGTTTCGATATTATTATTTCCAGCAAGTTTGATTGTCATAAATTTTTTAGTATTTGATAATTTTACTTGGCGAGGATTAAATTATATATGCGCTAAATATGTACCAATTATTCAAAATAGAATTATAACTGAAACAGTTGAATATTCTCTTTCACATTCACATGAATTCTATCAAAATAGTTTGTCAGGTAAGATCTCAAAGCAAATTACAAATTTAGTAGATGGAATCACCAGGATAATTACAGCATCTTCTGCAAACTTTTTACGCGGCGCTTCTTTATTATTCTCAGCATTTATCACTGCTTATTTTGTTAATCCAATATTTTGTCTTATTTTAGTAACATGGTTTATTTTTTTTGCTAGTCTTAGTATTCTAATGTCAAAAAAGCTGGTTTTATTATCTGATATCCAAGCTCAAGAAGAATCTATTGTAGTAGGGGAATTAGTTGATATTTTATCTAATCAAGCAAATATAAGAATTTTTTCAAGAAAATTATCTGAAAATATACGAATGCTGCCATTCTTAAATAATCAGCAAAAAGCTTATACTAAAACAGTTCTTTATCAAATGTTTCTATCTTGTATACAAGGAGGATTAATTGTTATTATGATGACTTTATCTGTCTTTTTCCTTGTATATCTTTACGGAAAAAATTTAGTAACAATTGGAGATTTTGCTCTTATTTTAGGTTTATCTATGGAAACTGGTCATATGATGTGGTTCACTATGTCAGAGATTAATGAATTTAATAAAGCAGTTGGAAGATGTAAGCAAAGTTTAATTTCATTAATGATACCATTAGAAATACTAGATAAGCCAAATGCAACTTCATTACAAGTTAAACAAGGTCAGATCATTTTTAAAGATGTAAAATTTCATTATCAGAATACAGAACCTTTATTCGACAACAAATCAATTGAAATTAAGGCAGGCCAAAAAGTAGGGCTTGTAGGTTATTCTGGAAGTGGAAAATCTACCTTTATTAATTTGATATTACGATTCTATGAAATAAATAATGGTGCGATTTTAATTGATGGACAAGATATTCGTGATGTTACTCAAGATTCATTACGTCAAAATATTGCTATGATTCCACAAGATCCATCGCTGTTTAATAGAAGTTTAATGGAGAATATTCGTTATGGTCGTATTGAGGCAAGTGACGAAGAAGTTATTATTGCTGCTAAAAAAGCTCATGCCCATGAATTTATAATTAAATTGTCACAAGGTTATGATTCACTAGTTGGGGAGCGAGGCGTAAAACTTTCTGGGGGTCAGCGGCAACGTATTGCCATTGCTAGAGCTATTTTAAAAAATGCGCCAATATTAATATTAGACGAAGCTACTAGTCAACTTGATTCTGTAACGGAGAATTTAATTCAGGAGAGTTTACTGCAGCTCATGCAAAATAAAACAACTATTGTCATTGCCCATAGACTTTCTACTTTACTACATATGGACCGCATTTTAGTTTTTGATAAAGGCAAAATTGTAGAAGATGGAACTCATAATGAACTACTTGCCAAAACAGGACTTTATAAAAAATTATGGGATGCGCAAGTAGGTGGATTTTTACAAGATGAAGAAAAGGTGGAATAA
- a CDS encoding class I SAM-dependent methyltransferase: MGKTKLGLPLEYQKLPEYFDAHNIGEDTELKNSVIERLLKKHQIKTVLDLTCGTGSQVFYLKKHNYEVTGADLSPQLLTIARDRATKEKLDTKFIAGDMRTLKVGEFDAVITIFNAIGHLTKPGFEKAIRNIHKNLKTGGIYIFDIFNLKALTDQVIENFAMHTQKKVKDTTVHSMQCSTIDRIKGLLTSYDTYMIQKNAGKPEIFNNKFQLQIYTSQELKEMLIKNGFRVLNRYGMNGEEFIEDKTLNMLTVSKKDD; this comes from the coding sequence ATGGGGAAAACAAAGCTAGGATTACCACTTGAATACCAAAAATTACCTGAATATTTTGATGCCCATAATATAGGTGAAGATACTGAATTAAAAAATTCGGTAATTGAGCGGTTGCTTAAAAAGCATCAAATAAAAACAGTATTAGATCTTACTTGTGGTACTGGCTCGCAAGTATTTTATCTTAAAAAGCATAATTATGAAGTAACTGGTGCAGATTTAAGCCCTCAGTTACTCACAATAGCAAGAGATAGAGCCACAAAAGAAAAGTTAGATACTAAATTTATCGCGGGTGATATGCGCACCTTAAAAGTAGGAGAATTTGATGCCGTTATTACCATCTTTAATGCTATAGGCCATCTTACTAAGCCTGGTTTTGAAAAAGCAATTAGAAATATACATAAAAATTTAAAAACCGGCGGAATATATATTTTTGATATATTTAATTTAAAAGCCTTAACCGATCAAGTGATAGAAAATTTTGCTATGCATACTCAGAAAAAGGTGAAGGACACTACGGTTCATAGTATGCAATGTTCTACAATTGATAGAATTAAAGGTCTTCTTACCTCTTATGATACTTATATGATTCAAAAGAATGCCGGCAAGCCAGAAATATTTAATAACAAATTCCAACTGCAAATTTATACCTCTCAAGAGCTTAAGGAGATGCTCATAAAAAATGGATTTAGAGTTTTAAATCGATATGGAATGAATGGCGAAGAATTTATAGAAGATAAGACTCTTAATATGCTGACCGTGTCTAAGAAAGATGATTAA
- a CDS encoding DUF2608 domain-containing protein produces MLFRYLMLILILSSCTNYNKHPQIKPINSFNEANFDLPKNILVIFDVDETLIQPVDSYLINEHTETGKEFRNFLLEKYKYIKDWEHLTSIMLKQAQRPIIEPQVIDKIKELQTQGVKVIALTGMNTGKMGIYNELAEWRYEHLKSLGFQGSFTNQIIKFDYNHCHPIFFKGVLATDLAAKGPILMEFLKAINYPPKQIVMFDDDLDHLNSVAASCKKHNILFLGYYYKGAKSKKWNQKLIEAQLEHLIKHKEWLDDNEVDKLVK; encoded by the coding sequence ATGCTATTTAGATACTTAATGCTTATTTTAATATTGAGTTCCTGTACCAATTATAATAAGCACCCACAAATTAAGCCCATTAATTCTTTTAATGAAGCAAATTTCGATTTGCCGAAAAATATACTGGTTATATTTGATGTAGATGAAACACTAATTCAGCCAGTAGATAGCTATTTAATCAATGAACATACGGAAACAGGTAAAGAATTTCGCAACTTCCTACTTGAGAAATATAAGTATATTAAAGATTGGGAGCATTTAACTTCTATAATGTTAAAGCAAGCTCAAAGACCAATAATTGAACCACAAGTTATTGATAAAATTAAAGAGCTACAAACTCAAGGAGTGAAAGTAATTGCCTTAACTGGCATGAATACTGGTAAAATGGGCATTTATAACGAACTTGCCGAATGGCGTTATGAACATTTAAAAAGTTTAGGGTTTCAAGGCAGTTTTACAAATCAAATAATTAAATTTGACTATAACCACTGCCACCCAATATTTTTTAAAGGAGTCTTAGCTACCGACCTTGCTGCAAAAGGACCTATTTTAATGGAATTTTTAAAAGCTATTAATTATCCTCCCAAACAAATTGTAATGTTTGATGATGATTTAGACCACTTAAATTCAGTAGCAGCAAGCTGTAAAAAGCATAATATCCTATTTCTTGGATATTATTATAAAGGTGCTAAATCTAAAAAGTGGAATCAAAAACTTATTGAAGCTCAACTAGAGCATCTTATTAAGCATAAAGAGTGGCTTGATGATAATGAGGTAGATAAATTAGTCAAATAA
- a CDS encoding ankyrin repeat domain-containing protein, whose translation MITEFLNWLWPFSITKDMKSKFIEEIRSENINEVKKFITYKNIIDIQDEDGNTPLIISLKDKQHKIAELLIRAGADTQIKNNEGNTALDLARKNDNSYLIKLIANQSKILKLPKLSLDLLSAAKRGNLEKVKDLLSKGAEIDVQDPSSGDTPLLISLKNNHKEVATLLINEGASPNIRDKDGYPPLVYTMSTFYGTQGGFKDNNLMNLLLNNGADPYAKDNSGNNLFIWYGFNTPRPKPESIVREAKSGNIENVKRLLEQGTAIEFKNNKNETALIASLKAENYEMAKLLIEKGASIHAEDKEGISALDLIKFNNYFDDLLPILHNFDLIYQTHLGSVENIKQIIALGYDLNIQDEDGNTPLIISLKDKQHKIAELLIRAGADTQIEDNEGNSILDLARKNDSPYLVNLIINQSNILARNKFNIELLEATKKGDLEKVKDLLSKGAEINVQDPSSGDTPLLISLKNKHKNIAEFLINEGADPNIGDKYGYPPLAYAMDSKYGDSNLQNLLLDNGADPYAKDSNGKSLFIWFGTPNKYEGEIIKEAKLGNLTKVQELANKGYSIDFKNKAGDTALLASLKSGQYEVVKFLLEGGADATIEDKNGISGLDLIKHNNYNEFLLLTLKYELIHQVKLGNITKVKELIEQNADINISNKSGDTPLLVSLKLGYKEITDMLIKAGADTNKSDVAGITPLYIAVVNQDLDLVKLLVDKGADPNIKVDNKSLLRIAAADYNKEILKFLDDLIVEKPGYFLNAPYAHFIGGGLNVNNSANLDHTVIKGKEEYIVHGYKLNVNYSQEELNNTAYWQQFHIEVHNSNHKIGKALFIDANDLLLDHTKIDCPNIYVVEDCKVTNIDSILTSPIKYVTEEQLNEIYNSYIE comes from the coding sequence ATGATAACTGAATTTTTAAATTGGTTATGGCCTTTTAGTATAACTAAGGACATGAAATCCAAGTTTATTGAAGAAATAAGAAGTGAAAATATTAACGAAGTAAAAAAATTCATAACCTATAAAAATATTATAGATATACAAGATGAAGATGGTAATACCCCACTAATAATAAGTTTAAAAGATAAGCAACACAAAATAGCTGAATTATTAATTAGAGCAGGAGCTGATACACAAATTAAGAATAATGAGGGTAATACTGCTTTAGATTTGGCTAGAAAAAATGATAATTCGTATTTAATTAAATTAATTGCAAACCAATCTAAGATCCTTAAATTGCCGAAATTAAGCTTAGATTTATTATCAGCCGCTAAAAGAGGTAATTTAGAAAAAGTAAAAGATCTACTTAGCAAAGGTGCAGAAATAGATGTTCAAGATCCTAGCAGTGGTGATACACCATTACTTATTAGCTTGAAAAATAATCATAAAGAAGTAGCTACCCTTTTAATAAATGAGGGGGCAAGTCCTAATATTAGAGATAAAGATGGTTATCCACCATTAGTATATACTATGTCCACCTTTTATGGTACACAAGGGGGATTTAAAGATAATAATCTAATGAATTTATTATTAAATAATGGGGCAGATCCTTATGCTAAAGATAATAGTGGTAATAACTTGTTTATATGGTATGGATTTAATACTCCTCGACCCAAACCAGAAAGTATAGTTCGAGAAGCTAAAAGCGGCAATATAGAAAATGTCAAAAGACTATTAGAACAGGGTACTGCTATTGAATTTAAGAATAATAAGAATGAGACAGCACTAATTGCCAGCTTAAAGGCTGAGAATTATGAGATGGCTAAGCTTCTTATAGAAAAAGGAGCTAGTATACATGCTGAAGATAAAGAAGGGATTTCCGCTCTAGATCTAATTAAGTTTAACAACTATTTCGACGACCTTTTACCTATTTTACATAATTTTGATTTAATTTACCAAACACACTTAGGTAGTGTAGAAAACATTAAGCAGATAATCGCTCTAGGGTATGATCTTAATATACAAGATGAAGATGGTAATACCCCGCTAATAATAAGCTTAAAAGATAAGCAGCATAAAATTGCTGAATTACTAATTAGAGCAGGGGCTGACACCCAAATAGAAGATAATGAAGGTAACAGTATTTTAGATTTAGCTCGAAAGAATGATAGCCCTTATTTAGTTAACCTAATTATCAATCAATCAAATATTCTTGCTAGGAATAAGTTTAATATAGAATTGTTAGAAGCGACAAAAAAGGGTGATTTAGAAAAAGTAAAAGATCTACTTAGCAAAGGTGCAGAAATAAATGTTCAAGATCCTAGCAGTGGTGATACACCATTACTTATTAGCTTGAAAAACAAACATAAAAATATAGCAGAATTTCTGATAAATGAAGGCGCTGATCCTAACATAGGCGACAAATACGGCTATCCACCACTAGCTTATGCGATGGATAGTAAATATGGCGATAGTAATTTACAAAATTTATTATTAGATAATGGGGCAGATCCTTATGCTAAAGATAGTAATGGTAAAAGTTTATTTATATGGTTTGGTACCCCTAATAAATATGAAGGTGAGATTATTAAAGAAGCAAAATTAGGTAACTTAACTAAAGTTCAAGAGTTAGCCAATAAAGGATATTCCATCGACTTTAAGAACAAGGCAGGGGATACTGCATTACTTGCTAGTTTAAAATCTGGACAATATGAAGTTGTAAAATTCTTACTTGAGGGTGGAGCTGATGCTACAATAGAAGATAAAAATGGAATTTCGGGTTTAGACTTAATTAAGCATAATAATTATAATGAATTTTTACTATTAACACTCAAATATGAGCTAATTCATCAGGTAAAATTAGGTAATATAACTAAAGTAAAAGAGCTTATTGAACAAAATGCAGATATAAATATAAGTAATAAAAGTGGTGATACACCATTATTAGTAAGCTTAAAACTAGGTTATAAGGAAATCACTGATATGCTGATTAAGGCAGGTGCTGATACTAATAAGTCAGATGTAGCAGGTATTACACCATTATATATAGCAGTGGTAAATCAGGATTTAGATTTAGTTAAGCTATTAGTTGATAAAGGCGCCGACCCAAATATTAAAGTTGATAATAAATCTTTATTAAGAATTGCTGCTGCAGATTATAATAAAGAAATATTAAAATTCCTTGATGATTTAATAGTAGAAAAGCCAGGGTACTTTCTTAATGCTCCTTATGCTCACTTTATTGGAGGAGGTCTTAATGTTAACAATAGCGCAAATTTAGACCATACAGTAATTAAAGGGAAAGAAGAATATATAGTTCATGGATATAAATTAAATGTTAATTACTCTCAGGAAGAACTCAATAATACAGCTTATTGGCAGCAATTTCATATTGAAGTGCATAATTCGAATCATAAAATAGGCAAAGCTTTATTTATTGATGCTAATGATTTGTTGTTAGATCATACTAAAATTGATTGTCCAAACATATATGTGGTTGAAGATTGTAAAGTTACTAATATAGATTCAATACTAACGTCGCCAATTAAGTATGTTACTGAAGAACAGCTAAATGAAATTTATAATTCTTATATTGAATAA
- a CDS encoding GNAT family N-acetyltransferase — protein sequence MIKIEIITPDLAEELCRKITVDLPEYFGLPEANEHYAIGVRANINLAAKIAEEYVGLISIDFPYPENANIYWLGILQKFHRLGIGKILTEAAFKQAKIKGAKTISVETLAPQESDANYLNTYKFYQQLGFSPLFNLRPTGYEWNMVYMVKSLDNMSPYEIKDIL from the coding sequence ATGATTAAGATAGAAATTATAACTCCTGATTTAGCTGAAGAGTTATGTCGTAAAATTACCGTTGATTTGCCAGAGTATTTTGGTTTACCTGAGGCTAATGAGCACTATGCTATTGGAGTACGAGCGAATATAAATTTAGCAGCAAAGATAGCTGAAGAGTATGTGGGTCTTATCTCAATAGACTTTCCTTATCCAGAAAATGCCAATATATATTGGTTGGGAATATTACAGAAATTTCATCGCTTAGGTATAGGAAAAATATTAACTGAAGCAGCTTTTAAGCAAGCAAAAATTAAGGGAGCAAAAACTATTTCAGTAGAAACTTTAGCTCCTCAAGAATCGGATGCAAATTATTTAAATACTTATAAATTCTACCAACAATTAGGTTTCTCTCCATTGTTTAATTTAAGACCAACTGGTTATGAATGGAATATGGTATATATGGTTAAATCTCTAGATAATATGAGCCCATATGAAATTAAAGATATATTATAA
- a CDS encoding ShlB/FhaC/HecB family hemolysin secretion/activation protein yields the protein MFPLLPPLAISNISLRNFLILIILILFNQVSLASCYKNIRIINSQGIFKNSDFIFLDCLSVEQLTSFLNKQQKKLDQAGYKYSTLELKSKKHETLIFETKYSFISKITGTQGALLSEGQIFNIHDIDQAIEHTNRLKTLHTKVNLSKKEDKINVEFVNKQIKPINVNYYYSNQGYEHTPKQTISFDIENKLGFYEILSLNLGKTPGGKSSGVNFSISIKEYLLKFKYSKSVNKTSLPQQDNNNTPSVLPSIQRVKGVFQVVKNDPYINRLNKTVIDNWQYSNVRGIGLDKTIARNKNYILGLGVELENRRPNNVMGSIQTKSSPLTVAKLDINHSYHASNYNNNFIFSISKGLKIGHPQKDKIERNYKYNPRAQFIKYEIENTFNTKIFGKSYSVNVSAQRAYHSLYNEEKVALASFGYVRGYYNESANVENALVFKQDYTLADLRYYNSIIRPYIFADYGVGTKSKQKGSYYLSSYGTGVLFHKERVSGGLLFSTPFKNNLKINSITTERLSGPSIFINLKINII from the coding sequence ATGTTTCCTTTACTGCCTCCTTTAGCCATATCGAATATTTCACTTAGAAATTTTCTTATATTAATTATTCTCATCTTATTTAATCAAGTCTCCCTTGCCAGTTGTTATAAAAATATTCGTATTATTAACTCTCAAGGTATATTTAAAAATAGTGATTTTATTTTTCTCGATTGTTTGAGTGTAGAGCAATTAACCTCTTTTTTAAATAAACAACAGAAAAAGCTAGATCAAGCAGGATATAAATACTCGACATTAGAATTAAAATCTAAAAAGCATGAGACATTAATATTTGAAACTAAATATAGTTTTATTAGTAAAATTACCGGGACCCAAGGTGCACTTTTAAGTGAAGGGCAAATTTTTAATATCCATGATATTGATCAGGCTATAGAACACACTAACCGCTTGAAGACATTACATACTAAAGTAAATTTAAGTAAGAAAGAAGATAAGATAAATGTAGAATTTGTTAATAAGCAAATTAAGCCAATTAATGTTAATTATTATTATAGCAATCAAGGCTATGAACATACTCCTAAACAAACTATCAGCTTTGATATAGAAAATAAATTAGGGTTTTATGAAATTTTAAGTTTAAATTTAGGAAAAACTCCTGGCGGTAAAAGCTCAGGGGTAAATTTTTCAATATCCATCAAAGAATATTTACTAAAATTTAAATACAGCAAATCTGTCAATAAAACCTCTCTTCCCCAACAAGATAATAATAATACTCCTTCCGTTCTTCCTAGTATTCAAAGAGTTAAAGGAGTTTTTCAGGTTGTTAAAAATGATCCTTATATTAATAGACTTAACAAGACTGTTATAGATAACTGGCAATATAGTAACGTTCGTGGGATTGGATTAGATAAAACTATAGCTCGTAATAAAAATTATATTTTAGGTCTAGGGGTCGAATTAGAGAACAGAAGACCTAATAATGTTATGGGTTCTATACAAACCAAATCCTCTCCATTAACTGTAGCCAAACTTGATATAAATCACTCATATCATGCTAGTAACTATAATAATAACTTCATTTTTAGTATATCTAAGGGGTTAAAAATAGGACACCCTCAAAAAGATAAAATAGAGAGAAATTATAAATATAATCCCCGTGCTCAGTTCATCAAATATGAAATTGAAAATACTTTTAATACTAAAATTTTTGGTAAAAGCTATAGCGTCAATGTTAGCGCTCAAAGAGCTTATCATAGTCTTTATAATGAAGAAAAAGTAGCATTAGCAAGCTTTGGTTATGTTCGTGGTTATTATAATGAATCGGCAAATGTAGAAAATGCTTTAGTATTCAAGCAGGATTATACTTTAGCTGATTTGAGATATTACAATAGCATAATCAGACCTTACATCTTTGCCGATTATGGAGTCGGCACTAAGTCCAAACAAAAAGGTTCATATTATCTAAGCAGCTATGGCACTGGAGTGCTTTTTCATAAGGAAAGAGTAAGCGGCGGGCTATTATTTTCTACTCCCTTCAAAAACAATTTGAAAATCAACTCTATTACAACTGAACGATTATCAGGACCAAGTATTTTTATAAACCTAAAAATTAATATTATATAA